In a single window of the Acidobacteriota bacterium genome:
- a CDS encoding DNA-3-methyladenine glycosylase, with product MKRAVAHLKKVDPVLAQVIRRVGPFNISLAYREASFQTLVRSIAFQQLNGKAATTIFNRLLMAAGGKLTPASVLDLTKQEMRACGLSKQKVSYIRDLAEKTESGEIDFAALPKMSDAEVIEHLTRVKGIGEWSAQMFLMFALRRQNVLACGDFGVQAAIRKHYKKRKHPKPKDVARIGRPWAPYSSVACWYLWRSLDDKK from the coding sequence ATGAAGCGAGCGGTTGCGCACCTGAAAAAAGTCGACCCCGTGCTGGCGCAGGTCATCCGCCGCGTCGGCCCATTCAACATCTCGCTCGCCTATCGCGAGGCGAGTTTCCAGACGCTCGTCCGCTCCATCGCCTTCCAGCAGTTGAATGGCAAGGCAGCCACCACCATCTTCAACCGCCTGCTCATGGCCGCGGGAGGAAAGCTCACTCCCGCTTCCGTCCTCGACCTGACGAAACAGGAGATGCGCGCCTGCGGACTGTCGAAGCAGAAAGTCAGCTACATCCGCGACCTCGCGGAGAAGACCGAATCCGGCGAGATCGATTTCGCCGCGCTGCCCAAGATGTCCGACGCGGAAGTCATCGAGCACCTCACGCGCGTGAAAGGCATCGGCGAATGGAGCGCGCAGATGTTCTTGATGTTCGCGCTGCGCCGCCAGAACGTGCTTGCCTGCGGCGATTTCGGCGTGCAAGCCGCCATCCGCAAACACTACAAGAAGCGCAAACATCCCAAGCCGAAGGACGTCGCCAGGATCGGACGCCCCTGGGCGCCTTACTCTTCGGTCGCCTGCTGGTATCTCTGGCGCAGTTTGGACGACAAGAAATAG